In Danaus plexippus chromosome 3 unlocalized genomic scaffold, MEX_DaPlex mxdp_34, whole genome shotgun sequence, the DNA window TTTTACGTATTATTaaacactaaataaattatatatctataattaaatgtttttcctgtttattttgatataataaatagattttaatcaGGGCACGGGACTTGGGAATGATTTTGGCTCGTGTTCAAGGTTATTGAGTATGAAAATCTGCGTCTCTGTTTGGCCAACCGTTGAAAACACTCCGTTCAACGGACGCCTGATCAACGTCAAAGTCTACTGACGCAAGTCATgtgcttttatttatacaacaaaCTGACAATAaaggattatatttttaataagttttatatatccGAATTGCAGAAAAATGCTTTCTTGAACTTAGCAGTTGCAAATAACATTGAGAAATTATGATGCAATTATAGAAATTAGTTGCCGACACGAAAGTGTAATTGAATGATGGaatgtttaaaagaataatatttttacaaggtCGCAAATGATATTAAGACTTCATGTaggtaaagtaatttattaaagtaaccaaaacatGTTTGCCAAACACCAAcccagttttaaaataacgtcAGAGAATAAAATCGCATTTTCTATATAACgtgtatttgtaatttacaaccttctttttaatatattaggaAGCTACTatagaattaaacaatttttgaatGCAAATTTCGCAATGAATTACGACAATGGTCCGTATCCACATGATGGAGCACTGTGAATTGGGCTGGAAATTATTATTCGACTGACCAACTCATCCTTTTATAATGAccacatttaaaaatgaatagaaTTTTGAAGCAATTTATCATCTTTTGTAATCCAACTGTTTTAAATACCCTTGTTGGAATCAGAATCCataatacacaattttaaataaaaaggaaagcTTTGTTTATCAGAAAGTACAACCATAAATCCTGTCAACCATTTATTTTCCACGTGCTTCCGTAAGAAAAGCAATCTTTCGTCAACTGCGCAGTCGGTGCGAGCGAGAGACGTGTTTGTTGTTGTTGCCGTCTCGTTCACTCGCCATGCTTCTTTGTTGTGGCGACGATATAAAGGCTGGCCGAGACCGCGGTGTGCAAATTTTCAAGTGTCGCCGTCCACCCAGGCGCTTTTGCGTTTCGGAGcggattttgaaatataataaaatatatataatataaaaaaaacaagtgcACTTACTGGAAGCTGAAACACGGTCGTGAAATACAGTGATCACTGAACTTAGGAGTGCAGTGAATAAAAGTGCAGTGATGAGGCCTCCCACGGAATATGATAACTCGAGGTTGCCAGCTGAAGCTGAGGAAGGAGATCCTAGAGCACCAGCGATGATGATTTGTGCTAGATTAGCTGGAAGAGCCATTATCAGGGTTGTCGGAAGATGTGAAGACGCACAAGAGAATAGAGAATTAGGTTCGTATTTGTTCATTattcattgttaaaaataaaatacacaataatttgggtaatttattttcattgcaataacatttttatttacaatataaactaCCCAACtattcaatttacttttaagttaaatagttttcacagaaaatttaataaattcactgCTGCTCTGTATTTGCGGGCTTAGTAGGTTCATTATAAAACACGGTTATAGTTCTAACAAATCATAGTGATCCACTTTAAACACCACCTAAAAATGGCTATCTTATCATTGTAAATGCGTAGTTATAATTGAACCAagataaacataaacaaagacaataatattaatgttaaggTAATTGTCAAAAAACGGAACAcaggataaataatattttaaacacatacacaataaaaatattttataaaatgtatataaaacttttgttaaaaaaaaaagtatatattttttttttatctcttacaatatttgaattttgaatgataaatttaataatcttttcGACAACATAATGATATACAAAACTATGTTATTGATAACATCAAATATGTTCCATGAAATGTCGTTAGGTACACGATCactaataatcatataatcaGCATTCAATAGAAAACTAGCTTATTTTCTTACCAACAGttctaaaatcaattaattatttagtatattatatattttattaacttattattctATCTtagtaggtatataaataGAGTTAAATTACAAGGTAGCATCTGTCAAGGCGCAGTTCCTTAAAAGCTTTGCAAAAGGAAACTAACCAACATGACTAAGCGTAAATGTCTTCGGTGAATACAACGATATaggtaatatatatgataacttttttaataaataaactagcaattttattaaacttttcctTAACATTCATCCTTTACTTctgaattgaataaattaagaaatataaatgtagattTATAGAAACTAAGAGTGATctgaagatattaaaaaaaaaaaactaaaatattattaaatttttaatatataataataataaaagtgtttgacagaaacttattaaaaaattctgttACTTAAGACTATATATCATtcgtttttataatgatacaaAAGACTTTTTCAATATAGCTATTATATGAAAGGTTTGAATACTTATTACGCCTGTTAGCTTTattagaaatgtttaaaaatatcttgtgGACCAAATTATATCCACCACGGTTatgtaaagtataaattatacatggattttagaaaaatgtgGCAACTCGtgcatattacatatttaatttgtttgatgaTGAAAACACAGAATATTACAACATTATGTTTACCATAACATTACTTCACACGATCGTATTATATGAGTAGCGAATTTGTTAAGATTTCGTTATTATATGTAGATTGAAAGTCTTGCGAGTGGTTCCACAACATCTGAGTCATGaagaaattaaatctttattactaTGGTTTTCCCTTTTGAGACTCATAAGAGTGactaatattcaaatatcgtGTCATTGACCTTAACACTTGATATACTTTCTAAATATTGGTTCTGTTCACaaacattatgaaaaaaaatcgggagttttatattataattacttacgtaattattttttttatattacttatacgtaattagtaaattataatttatgataacatATTGTATTgtgtaagatatttttttatgacataagTGCTTCtaatgagaataaaattagTCCGACTTCCTCATTTTGCGCCATAATGACTGTTAACAGCGACAATCACGTAACGACGACTTTCCACCAGCTTTTGCTTTTGTCAGTTACTAGTTAGCTCATAATTAGTGGACCACAAGAAAATTCATCTGGGAAATGTTATAGAAAAAGCTTAAATCTTCCGGTCATTTGACCATCTATACTACAAGTACGATTGCTTTCGAGTTGTGAAAGCAACAAGTGTTTCTCTTTCATTCATCTTTCGCAAACTTCACGAAGATATCGCGTACTTACCTACCAATTGTGAAACAGTAGTCTGTGCGAGGTCAGTTcgtcacatttttattaatgtctttGTTTGAgatattgaaatgtttaaatttattcacacTAAAAAGTTATCATCAATGTTTCTAATTAGTCTTCGACATTACTTACGTATTATGTAGGTTCTGTTAAATTTTAGGCAATACTCGATTCTGCTCCTCAAGGTACTCTTGTGCAATAAATGCAAAGGAACTTAGGGATTTCGATTGCGTGAgcgtaattgtaaaaaatatataatttatccttggcattaatttttttattttgattaaataaatattactatccGTATAATATAGAGTAGGTATCTATTATTGTCAAATACAATTGcagtttgaataaatatttaatgtatttttaagcaAACTAATTGGCTACGAGCTAAAGATTTTTAGTTTTCCTCATACCACATAACATCCATATCGACTCCCGGAAGACAAAGTTAGCACAATGAATGTACTAACACGCGGAAGGCGTTCAATCACTTGGATTTATTACGTGTTCGAATCGAATATGCCTCGTTACTCGATACATGTGTTTAAACTGTGACGGCTCGATATAGAACATCACTATTCACTAGTAAGGAATTAGTCACAAACATGAAATGTACTGACTTTAGTTGACGACAGAGAACGAGTTGGCCTTACGGCTTACcaacttattttattccatataaaGCTAAACTGAGGTCACTTGTCTATTTAActtccttatttaaaaaatgtgtgaaagaaatatatttgtaacattataCGAACTgagaagattaaaataaaatgataaaatgtcAATAGATAGTTCATAACATTACTTTGCTGataggtttttaaataaaaaaaaaatacattttagaaTTATCCTATTAGTggaatagataaataataataattaaatgatttgtgTCAGTGAACTAAAACCCAACGGCTTAAAAGACTCTGTgtcacatacatataaagcTTATTTaactacacattttttttggtaaattttaaaagttgtcacttttgacaattataaaaatattgttattcttATTATGTAAACACGGTGATAATGCAATGTTTAGTATAAGGccgttaattaattattctttgttaGTTAGTTAaagttagatattttaaaaagtttaattttatatatttaccatTTACATGTCACCACTATAATCATAGAACACTAAAACgtgtagatattttatattagaatcgCTTCTCTTATAACTTCGTAGTATATACGCTCCAACCTATAAATAGACTCATTTTGGACTGTGCGGGCTGTGAAGCAagactaaaattatatgtacaaattCTACGATTTCTTTACCATTTCAAAGTTTTAACttgcacatttttttatattttaaaaatcaacattaaaaaaaatggccCTCGCGGTGACAAAAGTGATTTTAAGATGTGAAAATGCACAAGAAACTCAAGAATTAGGTAACGATCTAACCTAATGGCTGTGAACAGTACATCTTATTAGTAAgggttttataatatacatacatgtttcAGATTTATCAGAGTGCCAGCTAATGCAGGTTCCAGACGCGGTATATCACCTGATGCGACACACAGAACTCAAAAGCTGTGATCTCAGTGGCAATGTCATTACAAAAATTCCACCTAAATTTACagttaaatttagtttaattacaGGTAAGAATGCATGTCATTACATCTTCAGTTTTCTTTCCTAGTACTTAGAATTATGTGCTTTTACCTTAATTAAGTGTCAATATACTCTATGttcatacaattaaaattattgtgtatTATTGCTTTGTTGTCTATCATACTATAGTTTTCTCTTATATTCTTTTCCAGATCTAAACTTATCTAACAACCAAATGGGAAGGTTACCAGATGAAATGTGTACACTGGCCTGCCTGCAGCGGCTCGACATTTCACACAACACATTTGTGGCTCTCCCACCTATTGCCTTTCAATGCCCCAGTCTGCACACCTTATTAGCACACCACAATCAAATTATTGGTActtgactttttatttttttgtaaaggtaaattttttacagacaaattattaattgaattctaTTGTATAGACTATAGACAATagctatatacaaataaatacaacattttaaaaattcctcGATCAttagtatattaaatgttattttggttacatgaaatgaaaaatgtaacattttgttAACCACTTCATTTTGAACTTCACAGAAGTGGATGTCGACAGATTAGCCAGATCTCGTGCTTTGGAGTATGTTGACCTCAGTGAAAATCCCATACCTCCTAGAACCTATGAAGAATTGAAGCAGCTTACAAGACCAACAATATCCATTTCTGAAAGGGGAAAGGAAGATTGGGAGGAAGATCTTATACTATAAGCAATTGTACAAGACTAAGTATAATAGGTTACCATAAGTATTAAGACTGTTGCTGCACCTATATTGGGGGTAAATATTAATGGTCCTAACTTAACTGTGATGAAGCCTTGTACAGGTCATTATTTACCTACATTAAAAATGGATGAGATCTTAGAgattatatgatttatatatagcctcatcaagaataaataattaatgctcaagaatttttatatacataaataattttgaacgaTTAATTGGaaatggtttttttattacttttatacataACTGTGAATGTTACAGGacattaatcaatattaataattttgattgatATACAAGTAaagaatagaataatattaacgtaaatattttttaatactagtCCATTACTATAATTAGTCTAATGTGTTTGCCACAACCTAACATTCTAACGTTGACATAGGAATTAttgtatctttaaaaatatagatatgtgtatactttttgtacttttattatattttttatttaaatagttaagtTATAGTTTTCTATTGTAGtgctttagttttttttttttcaagattatttgcaaataattattttcttattttgtatattttgaactcTGAATTTgtctatgaaatataaaagatgattttttgtaacatatcTTGAGTTCAACTACTTAATTCGATTTCGGAGAGCTTTAGTAAAgcaaattatcaaaataaaatttatgttacgataaaaaacagcaaaatataataaatatatttaaaatttttcttttaatttaaattcctttaagttttttttaagtaagagCAATAATGGAGCACATTGATACTATCAAcctttttaaatgtcaaattaaaaaaaatattgttatttattagaatgtcgaactatttaaaatataccaacTTAAAAAGAaggattacatttttattctgtgtGTGTATTCACAATATGGGTATTTTGAAGTTTTCGTTCTGTTCTGGAGTTAATCATAACTTGATAAATTCTCTagaatgaaatgaaatgtaatgTCTAAGCGTTTTCTAAAATGTATGATTGCTGTGTCTAAAGGAGGagcataaaaaagtttttttttgcttcaaaactaaaaatttgtatgaaaaattaatatcaattacatattttacacTATTTGGaagactttattttttttttcacagcttattttacaatatcgAAACGTTTCATTCCTGAACTAGAAGCGGTGTTGATAtgtttatacttaatttatttcaattttagaagCTAGAATGGGTAACATATTATTGAATCTATCAAGTTCCAAGTAGACTTTCTACATTTTCGCCAACTACTTCCTCTAGTTTAGTGCTTTGATGGAAATCAAACTGTTGTAAAGCCAAGTATAAACAATTACTTATtaggtatataatttttttactttcgaCTTGACTGTAGCTGTTAGCCTTAATGGTTTTGACAGCGTCACCAGGAGGGGTGGGTGGCCCGATGGGACCTACCCGTTAAATACGGGCCTGAAAGGCCTCGGGGGGGTCCGCCTGTTCAGACGGTGCCTCTAAGAAGCCGGACCTCGGCTTAGGATGTCGTTGAAGTTGGGATGGCATTGGGTGATGGACTTCATGACACCTTCGACAGTAGAACGCCGGAGCGACGTGTATGTATCGTCACCTCATCTTCGGCGGCGAAGGGTGTGTGTTGGTGTTGTTATTGTTTGTACTGGCGGCATTCATGTCTGTGGTGTCGTTTGTTGTTATTGTCATCGGGGTCAATAGGATGCCTTTTACCTATTGATAGATATATAAGTAGGTCtacctattaaaataaaataacaatatgtgatccaattttatcttaatatggctaaagaaaatacttagagcatatgattatatttactaCCGTGTGCTTCATTAAGGTCCGGTAGTCATTCGTCACCTTAATCAACAACAGATATTAGAAATAAGTTGGTTTTCTGAACCTTAATCCTTAGTTATCACCCTAGACTTGCCCGAATACTTTTACCGCATTCGCCAGTCCAGTTTGAGATAATGTTCAGGGTTGAGTTCATTACTGCTACCGCTAGATGACACTCACGACATCAGGTTGCTTATAAAGCTGCAAGTCATAGACGTGCGGATGGTATTCCGTATTGTCAATATTCAATAGATGGAATGGAGCTAAAAAAAATGAGGATACATTATACTACCCTGAGAAACGCTAAAAACTATATTGGACTAAAGTGAGTGACCATAATCAGAACAACCTGTTGGCGTCTTTGGAGATGTCACCACATTATAATGGTAATTTACAGTAGCATATGTCATCAAGCATCAATAAAAGAATTGCTGAAGTTGATCGAAATGTGATTGGTCACTCGGTGGTCTTCAATACCTTGTGTGATATCCTCCGTAACCTTTAATCAAGGCATTGTTATGCTATGTCAGGGTTTAAAATCTGATTCCAATGCCTAACCAAGATTATTTACTGTAaatgattgtaaaaaaaaattgtgaacaaattaatattattagataatcTTCAATATGAAGGTAACATTGAGATTGGAAGATATAGTGGGAAAATTTCACTAATTcaaggaaaattttataataattgggcTGTATACGGTGCTGTATGGTATATTATATCACGTTACTCCATATACCGTCGTTAGTAATCACCTTAGATATTATGGCTAATAAACGTTTTTACGTCGTATTTAACAGGAGATAAGGAGTGAAAAGTTAAGGTTTTCGGTTTAGGaagaatgttaataaaataaagtatatttatttcaatttggtAACTGTTAGGTTAAAGTCAATTAGTAACAGcatattgtataaaacatgTAAAACCTACAATAGGTGAAGAAGTAAGATatttaggaaatatatatctttcaaaactaagtttttaaCGTCTTACGACAAAAGTTACAACGTTTAATACTACATATTATTATCagttgttaaaaaaagtatttagtaaaacctatgatataatatgttactGGACAACGACAAAATTGACATTTTCatcgtttttttttggatattttgGCATTTCTTCttatgtaacaaattataaaatcatatttatttgataacgaCTTTATTCTTCTGCTATTATTTAATCCTAAATATTAATGGCGGGCGAAGGTGTTGAAGATGATCCCAATTTAAAAGGATTTTCtcgatattttaatagtcAAACAAATAGAGGACGAGCAAACGTAAGTCAACATTTTCCtatcttaataatttcttagtCTTCTACTTTTTCCAAcatctcaataaaatattttatgtagacaaaaaaaatggttatattgttgttttgtaGGCATCTATGGCCACTTTTGCGGGTATTGccttatattacatatatcataaattcTTCAAAACTAAGAAAAAGAAAACGCAAACATGAAAAGCatctgataaaaataaaataaaatataatacaatttaattttaaaacaagattTACCTTATTCAAAACGCACTCTTATCGATCAAACTGTCAAAGTGACATTCCTTGATAACCGATTAGCAGATCTGTACTTGGCAGCGGTTGTCCGTCTTCGTTTTCTTGGTTCCATAAGTTATATAACTTGTTAAcaggtatttttttacgtatctataaaataataatttctgaataacttttatgtttgtttgaaGATTTCGTATAGACTgtgttatctttaaaatttaagaatggCTGGAGGCGACTCTGTAGATGAATCCCAGTTGAAAGGGCTGGCGAAATATTTCAACAGCACAACAAACCGCGGACGAGCTAATGtaagtttacatttaaaataattttaaatatataaataatcttaaatatataaatttagttttcagTTCGCACCATTGCTTACGTCTTTTTGGAACTAAAATGTCACTACATATATGTTAAGGGTTATGATTGATATTACATTCGTGAATGTTACATGTATCTTACTTCttatatgaaattgttttaatttccaGACTGCAATGGCCACTTACGCAGTTATGGGTGCAGTAATATTATACTTCACATTGAAACCcaaatcaaaatcaaaatgaatataaattatttattctaagcattttatttgtttcaaagtgtttctgttaaaatgtaattgtataGCAAAAggtaataaatcttttaaatcaggatttgttttttattaactagGGATTTTCTTTGATgaggtaaaattatataaaagaaagtcatattagaaatgtttattttgtttgacagTAAAGGTGTAGAAAATAATGTGACAGATATTAATCAGATACATTCAGATCTAGAGTCAATAGTGtgaaatattgttacatttgacagactaaacaattttaacaaattgaagATTTCCTCATCTACCAACTATATTATAACAGCGTAGTCCCTTTGTGCTGaacatcatttataaaaacttattctaATTGAAGCACTAGCACCAACACTAATTTGAATGTGCAATAGTCTAAAGGACAAATCAGTTGCATaccacttttttttattaagattgattctacaaaaatattgtgtcCCGGTTGTCATTTTCAATActctattataaaactattgcaAAAATGTTCCTTATTTCTTAAGAGACctaataagttatataaaaaaaaaaacattaaaatgactATTTCAGCGTAAGCATTAACTTGTGTGCTTTACTTTTGCAGATAAGCCCATAATACTGTAGATAgtaagaaacttatataatatagttaaaatcaaGCCCATCTATGAATATCTATACCGTGACTAGCTTTCTTGTATGTCCTAACAAATGCACCTTCCTTTATAGTTCCTatctactatatttttaacatataaaggCAATCCAAGCTTCATCACAACATTAA includes these proteins:
- the LOC116767726 gene encoding leucine-rich repeat-containing protein 57 isoform X1; its protein translation is MRPPTEYDNSRLPAEAEEGDPRAPAMMICARLAGRAIIRVVGRCEDAQENRELDLSECQLMQVPDAVYHLMRHTELKSCDLSGNVITKIPPKFTVKFSLITDLNLSNNQMGRLPDEMCTLACLQRLDISHNTFVALPPIAFQCPSLHTLLAHHNQIIEVDVDRLARSRALEYVDLSENPIPPRTYEELKQLTRPTISISERGKEDWEEDLIL
- the LOC116767726 gene encoding leucine-rich repeat-containing protein 40 isoform X2; protein product: MALAVTKVILRCENAQETQELDLSECQLMQVPDAVYHLMRHTELKSCDLSGNVITKIPPKFTVKFSLITDLNLSNNQMGRLPDEMCTLACLQRLDISHNTFVALPPIAFQCPSLHTLLAHHNQIIEVDVDRLARSRALEYVDLSENPIPPRTYEELKQLTRPTISISERGKEDWEEDLIL